The genomic segment CCGAACCCCTGAAAATCATTCTATATCTATGAAATTAAAAATACAAATGTTTTTTTATGAAACCCGTGAAAGGGGAAAGGTATTAGGTATTAGGTGATAGGTGATATGCTGCGGGGCGGGGATCAGTGTCATTGCAAGCCCGCATAGGGCGTTCCGCTATAGCGGAAGTTCTGTTTTCGTTCTCCGAACTCATAACTCCGAACTCTCAACTGCCATGAAAGGGCCTGGTGTACTCTGCGAGAGGCGCCTTAAGAATAAAAGCTGTTCTGCATTCTGGGTTTAGGTAAAATAGACGACAAAAATAGGAAGAACTGCTATCCGGCTTTTATAAAGTCACGTGGTCTCAATATTCTCAAGGCAAAGGGCAGGTCCCTTATGTCGAGGAGATCTTTGTCGCCGGTTATGAGAATATCCGCCTTTGCCGCATAGCAACAATCGAGGATCATATTATCTGTCGGGTCTCTACAAATGACAAACTTCTTCTGCGGGGCAATTAGTTTCGCTTTTGTTACAAGGGCCGCAATCCCTGCAATTAACGCTTTGAACTGAAGTTGATCAATTTTTCCTTTACGAAATAGTTCGAGGGGTGTATCGCGATACTCCCGAAGAAGTGCGGGCGATAAATATATATCTGCTTCTGAAAATGCCTTTTTTATTGCCTGTTCCGGAACTCCTCTGAAAATAAATGCAGAGATTAATATGCTGGTATCGATGACTACCTTATTTCTTCTTTGCGTATGCCTTTCTCCTCACTATTTTTACCGCATTATCAATATCCCTGATTGACAAACTGGATCTTTTGAATGCCTCTCCTGCAACCTTGAAAGCTGCATCAAGCCGATCCTCAGGAGAAAGGACTGACAGGATAT from the Syntrophorhabdaceae bacterium genome contains:
- a CDS encoding putative toxin-antitoxin system toxin component, PIN family, which gives rise to MDTSILISAFIFRGVPEQAIKKAFSEADIYLSPALLREYRDTPLELFRKGKIDQLQFKALIAGIAALVTKAKLIAPQKKFVICRDPTDNMILDCCYAAKADILITGDKDLLDIRDLPFALRILRPRDFIKAG